The following coding sequences lie in one Sulfuricurvum sp. genomic window:
- a CDS encoding MBL fold metallo-hydrolase, whose product MRFLLLLCIFVIGLSAYELPLSPKQITSEVTCFFGMPEAMNTTNNGNMVNTCYLDTAKGYVVIDSGSSYNYAASAFKKMQAIKPLPVLLVVNTHVHDDHWLGNGFFTQMGVRVLGSEDFKVNADTREPTRMQTYISPEAYAKTVPTLPSEIITSDENLSIGDQILEFHFMKQRAHTAKDMVLFVPKAQVLFAGDLVFNDRVPSLKGGDINGWISALDELKGYSAKTIVGGHGYRTDKGAIDMTYAYLSEMRSEIRKALDEGLGIEETIDKVKMPAFQTLHMYDSMHRGNVEAAYRTLEWEQK is encoded by the coding sequence ATGCGATTTTTATTGCTTTTATGTATCTTCGTTATCGGGCTCAGTGCGTATGAACTGCCGCTGAGCCCAAAACAGATCACTTCCGAAGTGACCTGTTTTTTCGGTATGCCCGAAGCGATGAATACGACTAATAACGGCAATATGGTTAACACCTGTTATCTTGATACGGCGAAGGGCTATGTTGTTATCGACAGCGGCTCTTCGTATAATTATGCGGCATCGGCATTCAAAAAGATGCAAGCGATCAAACCGTTACCGGTTCTTCTGGTAGTTAACACGCATGTACATGACGATCATTGGCTCGGGAACGGGTTTTTTACCCAAATGGGAGTTAGAGTTTTGGGTTCAGAAGATTTCAAAGTGAACGCGGATACGCGTGAACCGACCCGAATGCAAACCTATATCTCTCCCGAAGCGTATGCTAAAACTGTTCCGACACTGCCGTCTGAGATAATTACTTCGGATGAAAATCTGAGTATCGGGGATCAGATTCTGGAATTTCATTTTATGAAACAGCGGGCACACACCGCCAAAGATATGGTACTATTTGTCCCAAAGGCCCAAGTTCTGTTTGCCGGAGATCTTGTCTTCAATGATCGTGTCCCCTCTCTCAAGGGGGGAGATATCAACGGCTGGATTTCAGCACTGGATGAGTTAAAGGGTTACAGTGCCAAAACGATTGTCGGTGGGCATGGATATCGTACCGATAAAGGTGCAATCGATATGACTTATGCGTATTTAAGCGAGATGCGCAGTGAAATCCGAAAAGCTCTTGATGAGGGATTAGGGATAGAAGAGACAATCGATAAAGTCAAAATGCCGGCTTTCCAAACGTTGCATATGTACGATTCAATGCACCGAGGAAATGTAGAAGCAGCGTATCGAACGTTGGAATGGGAGCAAAAATGA